A window from Henckelia pumila isolate YLH828 unplaced genomic scaffold, ASM3356847v2 CTG_466, whole genome shotgun sequence encodes these proteins:
- the LOC140872632 gene encoding lectin beta-1 and beta-2 chains-like: MHSFTIEVLLSIFFLLISNIPATLSVPLSFDFASFGSYENNRFINTTGDAYISPQGIQLTLNEVNVSRSSRVGRATYIDPLHLWDKNSGNLSDFSTHFSFVIDSSGGTNFADGITFFFAPVYSSVKSDAFGGSMGLDTDNAYSNSSAGTFFAVEFDTYKNTFDPSSPHVGININSMVSVATADWQNYISQGRENQAWISYSGSSKILSVNFTNFLNDTMALGCVEMKFGGVASAIPQCVVNDDEKDDDY; encoded by the exons ATGCACAGTTTCACCATTGAAGTACTTTTGTCCATCTTCTTCCTCTTGATCTCCAATATCCCTGCAACTCTTTCTGTTCCGTTATCGTTCGACTTCGCCAGCTTCGGGTCTTACGAGAACAATCGCTTCATCAACACCACAGGAGATGCTTACATATCACCTCAAGGGATTCAGCTCACTCTCAATGAAGTCAATGTTTCACGAAGTTCAAGAGTGGGTCGCGCCACATATATCGACCCTCTGCATCTATGGGACAAGAATTCCGGGAATTTGAGTGATTTTTCCACTCATTTTTCTTTTGTGATTGATTCCAGCGGGGGAACCAATTTTGCGGATGGGATCACCTTTTTCTTTGCTCCCGTATATTCATCCGTAAAGTCCGATGCTTTTGGTGGAAGCATGGGCCTTGATACAGATAATGCTTATTCAAATTCATCTGCGGGGACATTTTTTGCAGTTGAATTCGATACTTACAAGAATACTTTCGATCCATCTAGCCCACATGTTGGGATCAATATAAATTCCATGGTATCTGTTGCGACCGCTGATTGGCAGAATTATATTAGTCAGGGGAGGGAGAATCAAGCTTGGATTAGCTATAGTGGCAGTTCAAAGATTCTCAGTGttaattttacaaattttttgaaTGACACAATGGCACTTG gatGTGTGGAGATGAAGTTTGGTGGTGTTGCCTCTGCTATACCACAATGCGTTGTAAATGACGATGAAAAGGATGACGACTACTGA